Proteins from a single region of Pseudomonas phenolilytica:
- a CDS encoding chromosome partitioning protein ParA, giving the protein MQIKPQMVEAVLFFNEGGICKEMLFPEFEAVLDGVVNLREFADQQMRAAYVLIDPRLLIRAAVLFYIDFNDDGSADKGWNIPLRNLAERTGRGPDLGAGPIRLACRSQCPVTWHQMHLWDPNQDGETSKVFSLLVERVKRNQLGLLVEEEAPTAVPAERLQMVAEDAWYPREAAKGEVGKRSEATALEQRQKAALLIKQQRQRIANLERQRDEDLARLREAAQAQLRQLQGELADLQLRLQQQVDLNASLHAQVVEQAQAFQSAREEMSRQLRTLEKNGRIEVTAARDQFEQEAQARIAAAVAEYKEQVAIRDVELAYRNELDAQFEEEVRRLTAERDELAARKDDRILEQLARQGVQFMAYHPGAGHLTIALQDMVRYQANPQAYAAAKCSVSEEQYRQWLEHYQQPACVGRLPSGERCAIPLDKIDTPSRFVIGQSNCCSRHRAESRERTGS; this is encoded by the coding sequence ATGCAGATCAAACCGCAGATGGTCGAGGCCGTGCTGTTCTTTAACGAAGGCGGCATCTGCAAGGAAATGCTGTTTCCCGAATTCGAGGCCGTGCTCGATGGCGTGGTGAATCTGCGCGAGTTCGCCGACCAGCAAATGCGCGCGGCCTATGTGCTGATCGATCCGCGGCTGCTGATTCGCGCGGCCGTGTTGTTCTACATCGATTTCAACGATGACGGCTCAGCCGACAAGGGCTGGAACATCCCGCTGCGCAACCTGGCCGAGCGTACCGGGCGCGGGCCCGATCTGGGCGCGGGGCCGATCCGTCTCGCTTGCCGCAGCCAGTGCCCGGTGACGTGGCACCAGATGCATCTGTGGGACCCTAATCAGGACGGCGAAACCAGTAAGGTCTTTTCGCTGCTGGTCGAACGGGTGAAGCGCAATCAGCTCGGCCTGCTGGTGGAAGAAGAAGCACCGACCGCAGTGCCGGCCGAACGTCTGCAGATGGTGGCCGAGGATGCCTGGTATCCACGCGAGGCGGCCAAGGGCGAAGTCGGCAAGCGTTCGGAAGCCACCGCGCTGGAGCAGCGGCAAAAGGCCGCGCTGCTGATCAAACAGCAGCGCCAGCGCATCGCCAATCTGGAGCGCCAGCGGGATGAGGATCTCGCCAGACTGCGTGAAGCGGCACAGGCTCAGCTTCGCCAGTTGCAAGGCGAGCTGGCCGACCTGCAGTTGCGTCTGCAGCAGCAGGTCGATCTGAACGCCAGCTTGCACGCGCAGGTCGTCGAGCAGGCTCAGGCCTTTCAGAGCGCGCGCGAGGAAATGAGCCGGCAGCTGCGCACACTGGAAAAGAACGGTCGAATCGAAGTCACTGCGGCGCGTGATCAGTTCGAGCAGGAAGCGCAGGCGCGCATCGCTGCGGCCGTCGCCGAGTACAAGGAGCAGGTCGCCATCCGCGATGTGGAGCTGGCCTACCGCAACGAGCTGGACGCGCAGTTCGAGGAGGAGGTACGCCGTCTGACCGCCGAGCGCGACGAGTTGGCCGCCCGCAAGGATGATCGGATTCTCGAGCAGCTGGCACGCCAGGGCGTGCAGTTCATGGCTTACCATCCTGGGGCTGGGCATCTCACCATCGCCCTGCAGGACATGGTCCGCTACCAGGCCAACCCGCAGGCCTATGCCGCCGCCAAGTGCTCCGTTTCCGAGGAGCAGTACCGCCAGTGGCTGGAGCATTATCAACAGCCCGCCTGCGTGGGGCGTCTGCCGAGCGGCGAGCGCTGCGCCATTCCCCTCGACAAGATCGACACCCCGAGCCGTTTCGTCATCGGTCAATCCAATTGCTGTTCGCGCCATCGCGCCGAGAGCCGCGAACGTACCGGCAGCTGA